The nucleotide sequence TAGACAGTTTTGACCGTTTTtctagtttttgtctcagaatcagctgattttggtaccGATGCCTTCAAATACAGTCGTATATGATAACTcaaaatagaacagatctcaattgtttttaaaactgccgaaattttcatttttcttaaagcgttagtaacgcttttagccataaaacatcaattttcgaacttaaatatgaaaaacttatctcttgtcagcagtctaatatcataTGTTTCAAGGCATTTAGGCAAAAAATTGGCTCAGTCGAagacaaaataagaaaaaaaattgttaaatcagtcaatctgtgagagtacagctttaaaagtttaaacacgAAAGAAATACACACAAACGTCAAGGTTTATCGACAATGTAAAGGGGAGCGGTAGTTTAACGTGAAACGGAAACGCCGTTATCTAACGCAGCCCTCGCCTTATGTGACTAACGTACGTAATGATTTTGCCGAAGGGTAGGACCTTTACTTTTTGGattaaattattcaacaaatcaaaTCGAATATATGCGTTTAAAGTAGACGGAAAAATAAAGTGTTTCTATATGAGTTGTTGTAAAATGCACATGCGTATAGTTTGCGGAGCAGAGTAATTCTAGATGACTTCAACTAAATTTACTTTCATAGGTTACGTTTAAGATAAACTGACCACCATTTTATTGTTAACCGTTTCTTATAATAGGTGAGCATTTTCACAATGACTATTGACTCGAAAGTAAAACGAAGCCAGTCGATGTGGATGTTAGATCGACAGAAAACGTGGTTTGCAACGTCATCAGCGACGTCATCACCCCTACAGTCACGTGCTTCATCCGTTATCGACATATCGAACGCAAGTTACCGAGAAAGTCCAAAGAGTATAATTCGGAGATTCCGGAAACGTGATCGTAAAGATCGGAAAGTTACGAGCTGGTCGTCGCGTTTTACGTGTACGCCGTGTCTGTGCGGTGACGTTGATGCGGTGGACGACAAGGGGCGGTCACTCTTGTTCTACGCGGCACGGTACGGTCAGGAGGACACGGCGCGACAGCTAGTGGAGGCGGGGTGCGGCGTAAATCAAGCGGACAACATGGGCAACACGCCCCTGCACGAGGCTGTGGACAAGGGCCAGCTAGAGATCGTAGAGATGTTTCTGAGAGATGGTAGGCATACAATTACTATCAACATTACCActttcatcataattatcatcagcAGCTGCTGCAACAAGAGCAATATCAGCTATatcatatttaacaaaacatcaacattgtAATAGTAatcataaaagtaaataaacaataacaattttctCTGGAAGTCCGAGGTTATCATTAGTCTTGCTAAACTCGAGTTTAAAATTGGTATAGTATTATACAAAACCTGGCAAACATCAATCGCTTTGTTTTCGAGAACAACACTATTTTGGGCAGTATATCGATGACGTCATATCGTATTTACAGGCAAAGCTGACGTGAATGTGACGGGCTGTAACGGCGAGACGCCACTCATGCTCGCGGTCACTCAGGGTCAGACAGACGCTGTCAAGCTGCTCCACAAATACGGTAAGGGCTCGAAAGTGTTTCGTCGACGCCTTGGTGTGTCCTTgtgaatatatttattgcattataatgttaatatgtaGGGTAAGCAGAATGTCGCAGAgtcttaaaatgaaatgacGTCAATTTTGCCAGCAGATCGTGTAAATTACTGTATAGTTAGAAGGTTTGATGCCGAAATGGGATATATGTCGTCGACACGTTAAGGCACTCCATTTGGTGTTGACGTTTGATCAAAGGTGAACTAGATATGAAcggaaaatgaaatattcattatcaGTTGTGAGGAAGACTATAGTTATTAAACTCTGGCCCTGATTTTCATTGACATGATGCCTTTCTGTTATACTTGAACTTTGAAATCATTATTCGACCAAATGAATAGTCTTATCAAGGAGATTGCGAAGAGAAGTTCACTTGGTAAAGCTGTGATTTAAAAACGTAATATTGAGGTCAATAATAGCACTTCTTGTTTTATACCAATACACCTCCTTCGCAAACGGTCGTCTTGATTTGGTTAAAATCTACATTCTAAAACCCAAACACCTCTTCAATGTGGTGGCGTTTTTATCTTGGAACATGAaaaacttatttcatatttgatcCCCGGGTCAAGGTGAACTCGGAGCGTTATAGATTGTACCATGCGTTTGTCTGACATAGATTAAGTTCTAAGTCATTAGGAGCACGTATAAGGTGTAGCCCAACAACACAGGAATGACTTATGGCATGGGATGTCTACGTGCAGATAAATAAGATGGCAGTGTTAACAGCGATACAGATATATTCTCCATTCCCTTACATATGGTATTTTGactaaaaaaatcaagaaaacaaTTCAACTCTATTTAAATTCAGCAAATAACTGTGCAACATTTAGAATGGTCACTCAATGCATTTGTATGGACGTAAAACACAactattattaaacaatattgttttatgattttagacatatataatgtataagcGAGTTAATGAATGAATTGCGTGCTTGATGTcgttatcggggtatgaacgcagttgggctggttaaagtgtgagGATTCCGACCATACGTAATTAATTACATAATTGTAATAACGCAAATAGTTCAGAAGTGTTAATAATATCggtttcattaaaag is from Mya arenaria isolate MELC-2E11 chromosome 9, ASM2691426v1 and encodes:
- the LOC128203350 gene encoding ankycorbin-like: MTIDSKVKRSQSMWMLDRQKTWFATSSATSSPLQSRASSVIDISNASYRESPKSIIRRFRKRDRKDRKVTSWSSRFTCTPCLCGDVDAVDDKGRSLLFYAARYGQEDTARQLVEAGCGVNQADNMGNTPLHEAVDKGQLEIVEMFLRDGKADVNVTGCNGETPLMLAVTQGQTDAVKLLHKYGADINMRDMTGSSPIYRALQRGWEEIADFLLDNKCDVNTTTANGMTCFFAAAHSNKINVDHFTKRLIKTDYDFKQDSEWLETEGCPITIKDPKLHRKVLVRAGQDGSRKRHSFLSSGKRKIMKTLRSISTS